From the genome of Glycine max cultivar Williams 82 chromosome 2, Glycine_max_v4.0, whole genome shotgun sequence, one region includes:
- the LOC121174184 gene encoding protein MAIN-LIKE 1-like, translated as MPPFTVEGASSPSTVEATEDEPEGFSSGPTDPFVLTEYAEHVAAAYRRERSVLKLKLSSHGRKVHNLGRPVPSIEGLVVGTGLSPLIACSIYTGDRGLLSSFVEWWHRETSSFHLPVGEVAITLDDIASLLHLPVVGDLHAFQPLHVDDVVQMLVELLMVSAEAARAKTGQCRGPYVHLQWVHDIYERRCQVRHWTAAARAYLLHLLGYTLFANKSATHVHVVFLEALHDLSQTGRYAWGVAAPVHMYDHLNDASISTSRQLGGYIMLLQ; from the exons ATGCCACCATTCACCGTCGAGGGAGCTTCGTCACCATCCACTGTCGAG GCTACTGAGGATGAGCCTGAGGGATTTTCGAGTGGTCCGACTGACCCATTCGTGCTGACCGAGTATGCAGAGCACGTTGCAGCAGCGTATAGACGGGAAag gagcgtCCTGAAGTTGAAGTTATCCTCTCACGGGAGGAAGGTGCATAATTTAGGCAGGCCTGTCCCTTCCATTGAGGGGCTAGTTGTTGGGACAGGACTAAGTCCTCTGATCGCGTGTTCGATATACACTGGTGATCGGGGACTTTTATCGTCGTTTGTCGAATGGTGGCACCGGGAGACTTCTAGTTTCCATCTTCCTGTGGGAGAGGTGGCGATCACACTGGACGACATTGCGTCTCTTTTGCATCTGCCCGTGGTTGGCGACTTGCATGCCTTTCAGCCCTTGCACGTGGATGATGTGGTACAGATGTTGGTGGAGTTATTAATGGTCTCTGCAGAGGCTGCCAGGGCTAAGACAGGGCAGTGTCGTGGACCGTATGTACACCTACAATGGGTACATGATATCTATGAGCGTCGATGCCAGGTAAGACATTGGACAGCTGCGGCTCGCGcgtatcttcttcatcttctgggttacactctttttgctaacaagagtgcaacccatGTTCATGTTGTGTTTCTGGAGGCCCTTCATGACCTCAGTCAGACTGGGAGGTATGCCTGGGGAGTAGCTGCGCCGGTGCATATGTACGACCACCTAAATGATGCTTCTATCAGCACCAGCCGACAGCTTGGTGGTTACATCATGCTGTTGCAG TGA
- the LOC100499860 gene encoding DNA-directed RNA polymerases II, IV and V subunit 8B-like isoform X1, with the protein MVENNLFEDIFRVEKLNPDDKKLFDKVTRIEARSEKFDMFMHLDINSEIYPLKVGQKFALVLVSTLNPDGTPDTGYYTQISRQSLANNFEYVMYGKLYRITEGSGREKAEMNISFGGLLMMLKGDTSHCNKFELDQRLYLLIRKV; encoded by the exons ATGGTGGAGAACAATCTCTTCGAGGATATATTTAGGGTCGAAAAATTAAACCCCgatgacaaaaaattattcGATAAag TCACTCGCATTGAAGCAAGAAGTGAAAAGTTTGACATGTTTATGCACCTGGACATTAATTCCGAGATATATCCGTTAAAGGTTGGTCAGAAGTTTGCTCTTGTGCTTGTTTCAACACTTAATCCTGATGGAACTCCAGACACTGGATATTATACCCag ATCAGTCGACAATCACTGGCCAACAATTTTGAATATGTCATGTATGGGAAGCTCTACAGGATAACAGAGGGTTCAGGGCGTGAAAAAGC GGAGATGAATATTTCATTTGGTGGGCTTCTGATGATGCTGAAGGGAGATACCTCTCATTGCAACAAGTTTGAGCTGGATCAGAGGTTGTATCTTCTGATAAGGAAAGTCTGA
- the LOC100802183 gene encoding uncharacterized protein isoform X1: MSVRIRKCFFGLCLDQEVLPSMELPTTDVDLEPKKIEPEKNEGPLFHCDFCDTEVVHKLAQMFLPGLACACVDNTTGGPFKTPGSVAVDLRKEMIEFVTQKSESFVAESVILEGGPDGGALEHPFDIICYFVDEFVSSKRNLLSQVSGWLLSDKREDKIDDFVQEMEMNGFWPLDRRETLAKTLIKNVDVKSSFHCSMSFKSARDLANHADDGCNFRPVICRNEGCDARFSAGHLKEHDSACDFKIVPCEQKCTDSILRREMDRHCITVCPMKLVNCPFYAVGCRSAIAQSMIRKHCSDDIESHLLLMLKGIHQEASGEDLKRRVEQILQASSRSKLAEARDVRSYKNIVKDLEVKLGPLEVIAKEKTSAETVAENEDSEDNRTKTKDKEQHTQTLNSLDKAEVSAILEKTCAGNAVNKVDSEHKENGKQG; encoded by the exons ATGTCg gTTAGGATTCGAAAGTGTTTTTTTGGTCTATGTCTAGACCAGGAG GTTTTACCAAGCATGGAGCTTCCTACAACTGATGTGGACCTTGAGCCTAAGAAGATTGAACCTGAGAAAAACGAAGGTCCCTTGTTCCATTGTGATTTTTGTGATACAGAAGTAGTTCACAAGCTGGCTCAAATGTTCCTGCCAGGACTAGCCTGTGCCTGTGTTGATAACACCACAGGCGGTCCCTTCAAGACCCCTGGTTCAGTGGCTGTTGATCTGAGAAAGGAAATGATAGAATTTGTCACCCAAAAGAGCGAATCGTTTGTTGCTGAGTCTGTTATCTTAGAGGGTGGTCCTGATGGCGGAGCATTGGAACACCCTTTTGATATCATTTGCTATTTTGTTGATGAGTTTGTTAGTTCAAAGAGGAATTTGTTGAGCCAGGTTTCGGGGTGGCTGCTGAGTGATAAGAGAGAGGACAAAATAGACGATTTTGTTCAGGAGATGGAAATGAATGGTTTTTGGCCGCTGGATAGAAGAGAAACACTTGCAAAAACTTTGATCAAGAATGTTGACGTGAAGAGCTCGTTTCATTGCAGCATGAGTTTTAAATCGGCACGAGATCTTGCCAACCATGCTGACGATGGTTGCAACTTCAGGCCTGTGATCTGCCGAAATGAAGGGTGCGACGCCAGATTCAGTGCTGGTCATTTGAAGGAGCATGATTCAGCTTGTGATTTCAAGATAGTTCCATGTGAACAGAAGTGCACAGATAGCATTTTGAGACGCGAGATGGATAGGCACTGCATAACTGTTTGCCCAATGAAGCTTGTGAATTGCCCTTTCTATGCAGTGGGTTGTAGATCTGCTATTGCACAAAGTATGATTAGAAAACATTGTTCAGATGACATCGAGTCTCACCTGTTGCTCATGCTTAAAGGCATCCACCAGGAGGCATCAGGCGAAGATCTAAAACGACGTGTGGAGCAAATTTTACAG GCGTCATCAAGAAGCAAATTAGCAGAGGCTCGGGATGTGagatcttataaaaatattgtcaaGGACCTTGAAGTTAAGCTAGGGCCTCTTGAAGTGATTGCCAAAGAGAAAACTAGTGCAGAAACTGTTGCCGAGAATGAAGATAGTGAAGACAATAGAACCAAAACAAAAGACAAGGAGCAGCACACACAAACTTTGAATTCATTGGATAAAGCTGAAGTGAGTGCCATCTTGGAAAAGACTTGTGCAGGGAATGCTGTCAATAAAGTGGATAGTGAACATAAGGAAAATGGAAAGCAAGGGTAG
- the LOC100802183 gene encoding uncharacterized protein isoform X2, with translation MSVLPSMELPTTDVDLEPKKIEPEKNEGPLFHCDFCDTEVVHKLAQMFLPGLACACVDNTTGGPFKTPGSVAVDLRKEMIEFVTQKSESFVAESVILEGGPDGGALEHPFDIICYFVDEFVSSKRNLLSQVSGWLLSDKREDKIDDFVQEMEMNGFWPLDRRETLAKTLIKNVDVKSSFHCSMSFKSARDLANHADDGCNFRPVICRNEGCDARFSAGHLKEHDSACDFKIVPCEQKCTDSILRREMDRHCITVCPMKLVNCPFYAVGCRSAIAQSMIRKHCSDDIESHLLLMLKGIHQEASGEDLKRRVEQILQASSRSKLAEARDVRSYKNIVKDLEVKLGPLEVIAKEKTSAETVAENEDSEDNRTKTKDKEQHTQTLNSLDKAEVSAILEKTCAGNAVNKVDSEHKENGKQG, from the exons ATGTCg GTTTTACCAAGCATGGAGCTTCCTACAACTGATGTGGACCTTGAGCCTAAGAAGATTGAACCTGAGAAAAACGAAGGTCCCTTGTTCCATTGTGATTTTTGTGATACAGAAGTAGTTCACAAGCTGGCTCAAATGTTCCTGCCAGGACTAGCCTGTGCCTGTGTTGATAACACCACAGGCGGTCCCTTCAAGACCCCTGGTTCAGTGGCTGTTGATCTGAGAAAGGAAATGATAGAATTTGTCACCCAAAAGAGCGAATCGTTTGTTGCTGAGTCTGTTATCTTAGAGGGTGGTCCTGATGGCGGAGCATTGGAACACCCTTTTGATATCATTTGCTATTTTGTTGATGAGTTTGTTAGTTCAAAGAGGAATTTGTTGAGCCAGGTTTCGGGGTGGCTGCTGAGTGATAAGAGAGAGGACAAAATAGACGATTTTGTTCAGGAGATGGAAATGAATGGTTTTTGGCCGCTGGATAGAAGAGAAACACTTGCAAAAACTTTGATCAAGAATGTTGACGTGAAGAGCTCGTTTCATTGCAGCATGAGTTTTAAATCGGCACGAGATCTTGCCAACCATGCTGACGATGGTTGCAACTTCAGGCCTGTGATCTGCCGAAATGAAGGGTGCGACGCCAGATTCAGTGCTGGTCATTTGAAGGAGCATGATTCAGCTTGTGATTTCAAGATAGTTCCATGTGAACAGAAGTGCACAGATAGCATTTTGAGACGCGAGATGGATAGGCACTGCATAACTGTTTGCCCAATGAAGCTTGTGAATTGCCCTTTCTATGCAGTGGGTTGTAGATCTGCTATTGCACAAAGTATGATTAGAAAACATTGTTCAGATGACATCGAGTCTCACCTGTTGCTCATGCTTAAAGGCATCCACCAGGAGGCATCAGGCGAAGATCTAAAACGACGTGTGGAGCAAATTTTACAG GCGTCATCAAGAAGCAAATTAGCAGAGGCTCGGGATGTGagatcttataaaaatattgtcaaGGACCTTGAAGTTAAGCTAGGGCCTCTTGAAGTGATTGCCAAAGAGAAAACTAGTGCAGAAACTGTTGCCGAGAATGAAGATAGTGAAGACAATAGAACCAAAACAAAAGACAAGGAGCAGCACACACAAACTTTGAATTCATTGGATAAAGCTGAAGTGAGTGCCATCTTGGAAAAGACTTGTGCAGGGAATGCTGTCAATAAAGTGGATAGTGAACATAAGGAAAATGGAAAGCAAGGGTAG